CCGCGGATCGTTCTGAAACTGCGCATACGCCTCGGGAAGGATGCGACCGGCGTCGATATTGCCGGCATGGAGCTCCGCGAGCACCGTGGCGTCTTCCGGAATCAGCTTGAACACCACGCGCGGCAGGTGCGGGGCGCCCCCCCAATACTCGCGGAACGCCTCGAACGTGATGCTCTCCGACTCGCGCCACTCGACCAGGCGGTAGGGTCCCGCCCCGATCGGCCGTCGGGCAAACGGCGCCTCCTGCAGCCGCGACATGTCAACGTTTGCGAGCGCGTGCGCGGGGAGGATGGCCCCGGTCCCGATCTGTTCGTAGAAGAACGGATACGGACGGTTGAGGATGAACCGCACCACACGCGGGTTGACGACCGTAATCCCCGTCACCGCGGAGGCCTTGCCCGCCTTGTACTCTCGCGCCCCGGCAATCTCCAGGAACGCCGGAGCGGTCGTGGGGTACTTGGGATGCAGATAGAGTTCGTAGCTGAACTTCACATCGCGAGCCGTCACGGGTGACCCATCTTGGAATTTCGCGCCCCGAAGGGTGACAAGATACGTCTTGCCGTCCGGCGAGGCCGGGTACTGCGCGGCGAGCCGTCCGCTGACGTTCCCCTGACCGTCGACGGCCGTCAGGGAATCGTTGATCAAGAGATTGACGTACGAAAATACCGCTTCGCTGCTCCCCAGCATGCGAACCGGAAGGCCCCAGATCGCGATCACGACCTGCGATGGCCCCTGCGCGGCTTCCCCCGGCCGGCTCAAGGCCCCAGCGACACCAGTCGCGATTCCGCCCATACCGATCTTCAACAACGCGCGTCGAGTCAACATATCGAGCCCCCACCACCCAAACCTGCGTCCCGAGTTGGTCCCACGCCGGTCACTGATTCGCTGAGGCACCGACGACTCCTCCGATCGGCGGCGCAGGGGTGGAAGGAGCCGCCAAGGAAGATCCCTCAACGCCTCGCGCGGCGCATGATCTGGCGGAGGTGGAGGGGTGAAGGTATGAAGTTCGGACTGACGCTGCCAAACCGCGGTGTGCTCTTCGGAGCGATCACGCCGGATGAAATGCTCG
This DNA window, taken from bacterium, encodes the following:
- a CDS encoding ABC transporter substrate-binding protein is translated as MPQRISDRRGTNSGRRFGWWGLDMLTRRALLKIGMGGIATGVAGALSRPGEAAQGPSQVVIAIWGLPVRMLGSSEAVFSYVNLLINDSLTAVDGQGNVSGRLAAQYPASPDGKTYLVTLRGAKFQDGSPVTARDVKFSYELYLHPKYPTTAPAFLEIAGAREYKAGKASAVTGITVVNPRVVRFILNRPYPFFYEQIGTGAILPAHALANVDMSRLQEAPFARRPIGAGPYRLVEWRESESITFEAFREYWGGAPHLPRVVFKLIPEDATVLAELHAGNIDAGRILPEAYAQFQNDPRVTPLRVPGDTFYWFAPNLKLPMFQDVRVRQAMAYAINREEMLSALYRGLGTVCQSPVHPSLWQYDKQLKGYAYDPAKAKQLLTQAGWTPGPDGIVQKGGQPFKAKYAFLAGKDYQDQALLIQQYLRAVGIAIDVQAIERGDFFSRYFTPGAPIELVGIAWFNLILPPQAELEANFLGTGSTSQIIGYDNPKMDQLLQQVVLTRDRAAQKVLYNQIQELVLSDAPHILTIRPDVIWGVNKNFVLPTGVNSLRDFFGSLPRWTAR